The Hymenobacter sp. GOD-10R genome includes a window with the following:
- a CDS encoding glucoamylase family protein gives MKHSFLFAFLFFVTITLFAQQRPAAGSSAQAKPTLTYTAPRQKNLSDEKLLDEVQRQTFKYFWDFGHPVSGMARERSNESFDYGDEVVTTGGTGFGLMAIIVAADRKWITREQAAERVLKIVNFLWKADMYHGVFPHWMDGATGKTIRFSLKDDGGDLVETSFLYEGLICARQYFTKDTPTESQLRNKILWMWENVEWNWHTQGGQNVLYWHWSPNNGWSMNHQIHGWNECLVTYVLAASSPKFAIDKKVYDQGWATGDYFKNGKKYLGTTLPLGFDYGGPLFFSHYSFLGIDPHGLKDQYADYWQQNQAHTRINYDYCVANPKKYKGYSKDSWGLTASDSYQGYAAHSPTEDLGVISPTAALSAMPYAPKESMMALKHFYNDLGDKIWGEYGFVDGFSEQHNWYAKSYLAIDQGPIVGMIENHRTGLLWKLFMSSPDVQRGLKNLGFESPHLKK, from the coding sequence ATGAAGCATTCTTTCCTTTTTGCCTTCCTGTTCTTCGTAACCATCACGCTGTTTGCTCAACAGCGACCTGCTGCAGGCAGTAGTGCCCAAGCCAAGCCAACGCTTACCTACACGGCCCCCCGGCAGAAGAATTTGTCGGATGAGAAGCTGCTCGACGAGGTGCAGCGCCAAACATTCAAGTACTTCTGGGACTTCGGCCACCCGGTGAGCGGCATGGCGCGGGAGCGGAGCAACGAAAGCTTCGACTACGGCGATGAAGTAGTAACCACCGGCGGCACGGGCTTCGGCCTGATGGCTATCATCGTGGCCGCCGACCGCAAGTGGATTACGCGCGAGCAAGCCGCCGAGCGGGTGTTGAAGATCGTGAACTTCTTGTGGAAGGCCGATATGTACCACGGCGTATTTCCGCACTGGATGGACGGCGCCACCGGCAAAACCATCCGCTTCAGCCTAAAGGATGATGGCGGCGACCTTGTCGAAACGTCGTTTTTGTACGAAGGCCTGATTTGCGCCCGCCAGTACTTCACGAAGGATACCCCGACGGAAAGCCAACTGCGCAACAAGATCCTCTGGATGTGGGAGAACGTGGAGTGGAACTGGCACACGCAGGGCGGCCAGAATGTGCTGTACTGGCACTGGAGCCCCAACAACGGCTGGAGTATGAACCACCAGATTCATGGTTGGAACGAGTGCCTCGTGACCTACGTGCTGGCGGCTTCTTCGCCCAAGTTTGCCATTGATAAGAAAGTGTATGACCAAGGTTGGGCTACTGGCGATTATTTCAAGAACGGGAAGAAGTACCTAGGTACCACATTGCCGCTGGGCTTCGACTATGGCGGGCCGCTGTTCTTCTCGCACTACTCGTTCTTGGGCATCGATCCGCATGGCCTCAAAGACCAGTACGCCGACTACTGGCAGCAAAACCAAGCTCATACCCGCATCAACTACGATTACTGCGTAGCTAACCCCAAGAAGTATAAGGGCTATAGCAAAGACTCGTGGGGCCTCACCGCCTCCGATAGCTACCAAGGCTACGCCGCGCACTCGCCCACCGAAGACCTAGGGGTGATTTCACCCACCGCCGCGCTGTCGGCCATGCCCTACGCGCCTAAGGAGTCGATGATGGCGCTGAAGCACTTCTATAACGACCTCGGCGACAAGATTTGGGGGGAGTACGGCTTCGTGGATGGTTTCAGCGAGCAGCATAATTGGTACGCCAAGTCTTACCTAGCTATCGACCAAGGTCCCATCGTGGGTATGATTGAGAACCACCGGACGGGCTTGCTGTGGAAGCTGTTTATGAGTTCCCCCGATGTGCAGCGCGGCCTCAAAAACCTAGGTTTTGAAAGTCCACATTTAAAGAAGTAA
- a CDS encoding family 43 glycosylhydrolase produces the protein MLRTLLFCFITALSLAAQAQPTSSPGQRTYCNPLNLDYGYTPIPNFAEAGKHRATADPVITLYKGDYYLFSTNQWGYWWSKDLYNWKFVSRSFLEPQHKVYDDLCAPAVFVLGDTLLVYGSTQEKNFPIWMSTNPKKNEWKKAVDPFQVGAWDPDFFLDTDGKLYLYWGSSNVYPLYGQQISRKTFAPIGEKKELFKLNDTQFGWQRFGEYLDNTFLDPFMEGAWMNKYNGKYYLQYGAPGTEFSGYADGVQVSDKPLGPFTPQPHNPFAYKPGGFARGAGHGNTFQDTWGNWWHLSTMVIAVKNNFERRLGLWPAGFDKDGVLYSNTAFGDYPTYLPTGSEDHLKSRFTGWMLLNYNKPVQVSSTLGGYAANNAVDESIKTYWSATTANKGEYLQTDLGSVCTVRAIQINYADQDAQFLGKQQGTYHQYKLYQSNDGKTWKVLVDKSQNKTDVPHDYIELPAGVKTRYLKLENIHMPTGKFAISGLRVFGLGSGTKPSSVKGFVVLRTEKDKRSAWLRWSPTDGAYAYNIYTGIAPDKLYSCIMVHGQNEYYFKGMDKDLPYYFTIEAINENGISQRTPVMEAK, from the coding sequence ATGCTCCGAACGCTTCTTTTCTGCTTTATCACCGCGCTGAGCCTAGCTGCTCAGGCGCAGCCAACTTCGAGCCCTGGTCAGCGAACCTACTGTAATCCGCTGAATCTCGACTACGGGTACACGCCCATCCCGAACTTCGCGGAAGCTGGGAAGCACCGCGCCACCGCTGACCCGGTTATCACGCTCTACAAGGGCGACTACTATCTATTTTCCACAAATCAATGGGGTTACTGGTGGAGCAAAGACCTGTATAACTGGAAGTTTGTGTCGCGTTCTTTTCTGGAGCCGCAGCACAAAGTGTACGACGACCTGTGCGCGCCTGCTGTGTTCGTGCTCGGCGATACGCTGCTTGTCTATGGCTCGACGCAGGAGAAGAACTTCCCGATCTGGATGAGCACCAACCCCAAGAAAAACGAGTGGAAGAAAGCCGTCGACCCGTTCCAGGTTGGTGCCTGGGACCCAGATTTTTTCCTCGACACCGATGGCAAACTGTACCTCTACTGGGGCAGCTCTAACGTGTACCCACTCTACGGACAGCAGATCAGCCGCAAGACGTTTGCGCCGATAGGGGAGAAGAAGGAGCTGTTCAAGCTGAACGACACGCAGTTTGGCTGGCAGCGCTTCGGCGAATACCTCGACAACACCTTCCTCGACCCGTTCATGGAAGGCGCTTGGATGAACAAGTATAACGGCAAGTACTACCTCCAATACGGCGCGCCCGGCACCGAATTCAGCGGCTACGCCGACGGCGTGCAGGTGAGCGACAAGCCCCTAGGTCCGTTTACGCCGCAGCCGCACAACCCGTTTGCCTACAAGCCGGGCGGCTTTGCGCGGGGTGCAGGCCACGGCAACACCTTTCAGGATACCTGGGGCAATTGGTGGCACCTCTCCACGATGGTCATTGCGGTGAAGAACAACTTCGAGCGCCGCCTAGGTCTGTGGCCCGCCGGCTTCGACAAAGATGGCGTGCTGTACAGCAACACCGCTTTCGGCGACTACCCGACCTACCTACCCACCGGCTCCGAAGACCATTTGAAGAGCCGCTTTACCGGCTGGATGCTGCTGAACTACAACAAACCTGTGCAAGTATCGTCTACGCTCGGCGGCTACGCGGCCAACAATGCCGTGGATGAAAGCATCAAAACCTACTGGAGCGCCACCACCGCCAATAAAGGCGAGTATCTGCAAACCGACCTAGGTAGCGTGTGCACCGTGCGCGCCATTCAGATCAACTACGCCGACCAGGATGCGCAGTTCCTCGGCAAGCAGCAGGGCACGTACCATCAGTACAAGCTCTACCAGTCGAACGACGGCAAAACGTGGAAGGTGCTGGTCGATAAAAGCCAGAACAAAACCGACGTACCCCACGACTATATCGAGTTGCCCGCCGGCGTGAAAACGCGCTACCTCAAGCTCGAAAACATCCACATGCCCACTGGCAAATTCGCCATCAGCGGCCTGCGAGTATTTGGGCTAGGATCGGGCACTAAACCTAGCTCTGTCAAAGGCTTCGTAGTGTTGCGCACCGAAAAAGATAAGCGTAGCGCATGGCTACGATGGTCGCCGACGGATGGGGCGTACGCCTACAACATCTATACTGGCATCGCGCCCGATAAGCTATACAGCTGCATCATGGTGCACGGCCAAAACGAATACTACTTCAAAGGCATGGACAAAGACCTGCCGTATTACTTCACCATCGAGGCCATCAACGAAAACGGCATTTCACAACGCACGCCGGTGATGGAAGCCAAGTAG
- the bglX gene encoding beta-glucosidase BglX — protein sequence MNSTFRTAVLALGLLASPHLQAQKAATTSTANDPKMNQFIDELMKKMTLEEKIGQLNLVSVGFDVTGPVVSKDVDAKIRKGLVGGVLNTYTPVAARKLQEMAVKESRLHIPLILGYDVIHGHRTIFPIPLGLAASWDLAAMERSAHIAGQEAAADGVNWVYSPMVDIARDPRWGRVAEGAGEDPYLGSRIAEAMVRGYQGTDLTNPSNVMACLKHFALYGAAEAGRDYNTTDMSLTRMYNEYLPPYKAAVEAGIGSVMSSFNDINGTPATGNKWLMTDLLRNQWGFKGFVATDYTAINELIPHGLGDEKQVSAIALTAGIDMDMVGEVFLKNLAQNLKEGTVKQTDIDLACRRILEGKYKLGLFKDPYHGVSEKRAKATLMKPEFIEAARDISRRSMVLLKNDKNTLPLKKSGTIAVVGPLADRSRDMIGNWSGAGEGKQAISILQGLKNVAGNGVKFTYAQGANVTDDEQMIARLNAHGGELAIDKRAPEAMIQEAVQAAQAADVIVAVVGESQGMTGEAASRADISLPGRQLDLLKALKKLGKPLVIVLVNGRPLTLPWENQNADAILESWFGGTQAGNAVADVLFGAYNPAGKLTMTFPQVVGQVPIYYNHRNTGRPFAGEQLDKYKSRYLDVTNDPLYPFGYGLSYSKFTYSKPEVSKATLRTGDTQEVKVTVQNTGNYDGEEVVQLYIRDMVGSITRPVQELKGFQKVMLKKGESRTLTFRLTPDDLKFYNADLKFVSEPGAFQVMVGGNSRDVQQASFTLE from the coding sequence ATGAACTCAACTTTCCGTACTGCCGTGCTGGCGCTAGGTCTCCTGGCAAGTCCGCACCTACAGGCACAGAAGGCTGCCACGACCAGCACCGCCAACGATCCGAAAATGAATCAGTTCATTGATGAGCTGATGAAAAAGATGACGCTGGAAGAGAAGATCGGTCAGCTGAATCTGGTGTCGGTGGGCTTCGACGTGACCGGCCCGGTGGTGAGCAAAGACGTGGACGCGAAGATCCGCAAGGGCCTCGTGGGTGGCGTGCTGAACACCTACACACCCGTGGCGGCGCGTAAGCTTCAAGAAATGGCCGTGAAAGAATCGCGCCTGCACATTCCGCTCATCCTTGGCTACGACGTTATTCACGGCCACCGCACCATCTTCCCGATTCCGCTGGGGCTGGCCGCTAGCTGGGACCTAGCGGCCATGGAGCGCAGCGCCCACATTGCCGGCCAGGAAGCCGCCGCCGACGGCGTCAACTGGGTGTATTCGCCCATGGTGGATATTGCCCGCGACCCGCGTTGGGGTCGCGTGGCCGAAGGCGCTGGCGAGGATCCCTACCTAGGTTCCCGCATCGCCGAAGCCATGGTGCGCGGCTACCAGGGCACTGACCTCACGAACCCCTCCAACGTGATGGCCTGCCTGAAGCACTTCGCTCTCTACGGCGCCGCTGAGGCTGGCCGCGACTACAACACCACCGACATGAGCCTAACGCGCATGTACAACGAATACCTGCCGCCCTACAAAGCGGCGGTAGAGGCTGGCATCGGTTCGGTGATGAGCTCTTTCAACGACATCAATGGCACGCCCGCTACCGGCAACAAGTGGCTCATGACCGACTTGCTCCGCAACCAGTGGGGCTTCAAAGGCTTCGTGGCCACTGATTACACCGCCATCAATGAGTTAATTCCGCACGGCCTCGGCGACGAGAAGCAAGTGTCAGCCATTGCCCTCACAGCGGGCATCGACATGGATATGGTGGGCGAAGTCTTCCTGAAGAACCTAGCTCAAAACTTGAAGGAAGGCACCGTAAAGCAGACCGACATCGACCTAGCTTGCCGCCGCATTTTGGAAGGCAAGTACAAGCTAGGTTTGTTTAAGGACCCGTACCACGGTGTGAGCGAGAAGCGCGCCAAGGCAACGCTGATGAAGCCCGAGTTTATCGAAGCTGCCCGCGACATTAGCCGTCGCAGCATGGTGTTGCTCAAGAACGACAAGAACACGTTGCCGCTGAAGAAGTCAGGTACCATTGCCGTCGTCGGGCCGCTGGCCGACCGTTCGCGCGACATGATCGGTAACTGGAGCGGCGCGGGTGAAGGCAAACAAGCCATTTCGATTCTGCAAGGCCTGAAAAACGTGGCCGGCAACGGCGTGAAGTTTACTTACGCCCAAGGCGCCAACGTAACGGATGACGAGCAGATGATTGCCCGCCTCAACGCCCACGGCGGCGAGCTAGCCATTGACAAGCGCGCGCCCGAAGCCATGATCCAGGAAGCCGTGCAAGCCGCCCAAGCCGCCGACGTCATTGTCGCCGTCGTAGGGGAGTCGCAGGGCATGACCGGCGAAGCTGCTAGTCGCGCCGATATCAGCTTGCCCGGTCGCCAACTCGATCTGCTGAAAGCCCTCAAAAAGCTAGGTAAGCCGCTGGTGATTGTGCTCGTAAACGGTCGGCCGCTGACTTTGCCCTGGGAAAATCAGAATGCCGACGCCATCCTCGAATCGTGGTTTGGCGGTACGCAAGCCGGCAACGCCGTGGCCGATGTGCTGTTTGGCGCCTACAACCCGGCCGGTAAGCTCACCATGACTTTCCCGCAAGTGGTAGGCCAAGTGCCAATCTATTACAACCACCGCAATACTGGCCGCCCCTTCGCCGGTGAGCAGCTTGATAAATATAAGTCGCGCTACCTCGATGTGACGAATGACCCGCTGTACCCATTCGGCTATGGTTTGAGCTACAGCAAGTTCACTTACTCGAAGCCCGAGGTAAGCAAAGCTACCCTGCGCACCGGCGATACGCAAGAGGTGAAGGTGACGGTGCAAAACACTGGCAACTACGACGGCGAAGAAGTCGTGCAGCTGTATATCCGCGACATGGTGGGCTCCATCACGCGCCCCGTGCAGGAGCTAAAAGGCTTCCAGAAAGTGATGCTGAAGAAAGGAGAGAGCCGCACGCTCACCTTCCGCCTCACCCCCGACGATCTGAAGTTCTATAACGCCGACCTGAAATTTGTGTCAGAACCCGGCGCCTTCCAGGTGATGGTGGGCGGCAACTCCCGCGACGTGCAGCAAGCTAGCTTCACCTTAGAATAA